The window ATTTTAAGGACAGGATCTACCATGTGCACATGAAGGACGCGGCAGTAACCCTGGACGGCAAGGCCGGCATACTCGGTTCCCACATCACCTTCGGCGATACCCGCAGGGGCTGGAACTTCCGTTCCCTGGGACACGGGGACGTGGATTTCGAGAACATCATCCGCGAACTCAACGCCATGGATTATCAGGGCCCCCTCTCGGTGGAATGGGAAGATTCGGGCATGGAGCGGGAATTCGGCGCAACCGAAGCCTGCGCTTTTGTGCGCAAGACCGACTTTGCCCCCTCCAACGTGGCCTTTGACGATGCGCTGAAAAAGGACTAGCTTTCTGGGCTTTTTATCCAAAGCAAGGGTTACAAAATCCGGCATTTTGGAACCCCCTCGATTCTTTCCCGTAATAGCTGTTTTTGCCCTGGCCCTGTTTTGGTCAGCTCCCCTCTTTGCAAAGGGGGAGGCCGAAGCGGAGCCTATACGGGCAAAGTTCGGCGTGCTTCTTCCGTCACAAGATCGGCCCTGGCATACCGCCCTGTATCAGGAGGCTGTGCAGGCTACGGCCCTTGCGGCCATGGAATCCCTGGGCAATTTTGAATTCCGTATTCTCACTGCTTCTGCTCCCGAAGAGCAGCTTGCCCAAATCACCGGCCTTGAGGAATGGGGCATGGGCTGGCTTTTGATATTGCCCCTGGATTTTAGCACTATTACACTTAAATTAAAAGAACTTCACAGTAAAAGTGTGAGAATCGTGGTCATAGATCAGAGTCTGGGAAATGCAGGTTTTGGGTATGCCGATATTTCCGGCGATTATGCGGCCATGGGCTCAATAAGCGGTCAATGGCTTGCCAAAAAGATGAAGGCGGCTTTTATGACCAATTACCTCTGCCTGGGCGGCAGGTCAAGCCTCTCAGAGACCGAGCTGATGGATACCTTTTTCGGGGAAATGTCGAAAGAACCTTCGCTTGTGAATGTGCTGGGTGAGGGGCAATACAAATCAATCGCCCTGAATGCCGAATCGGCATACAAGGAGACCGCCGCTCTGTTGCGGCGTTTTCCCAAGATTGACGCTCTGTTCTGCCAGGATGACGATATCCTCACCGGTGTTTTGAAAGCGGTAAAAGAATCGGGCCGCAAGGACATACGGTTGCTTCTGGGAGGCGGGGGATCAAGAGAAACCTTGAGGCTTATACGTGATAATGACCCTCTGGTGAAGGCAACGACCCTCTATTCGCCGAAAATTGCCGCCGAGGCCATAGGCTTTGCGGTCTCCTCTGCACGGAACCCCGAGGGCGATGGGTTCCATGAGGGTACTGAGCAGCTTAAAGTGAGGATCCCCACGGTGTTGATAGACAAGTCTAATGTGGGACGGTATTTTAACGGGGCTTTTTAGTTTTTACAAATTTTAAATTTTCTTTCATTTTCCTGTTGCCTAAGACAAGCAAATTTGTTATCTTCTATGTTAACGAACGGTCGGTAACATAGATGACAAACGAAGATATAACCAGGACCGCCTTCAAGGTATGGGGGCGGGAACTGTACAAAACAACTAGCCTCACCAGCATAGCCAGGGAACTGGGGGTAAGCAAGCCCGCCCTGTACCGGCATTTTAAGGACAAGCAGGCCCTGCTGGACGCCATGTACTCAAGCTTTTTCGATGAGTATGCGGCCTTTATCAAGGGGAGCTATGAAAAAGCTCTAATGACCAAGGATAAAGGGGAGCGCTTTTATATCATGATGAGGGCCATAACCGAGTATTATATACGGAACAAGGATGCCTTCCTCTTTTCCCTGCTCCAGGTTTACAGCAGCCTGGAAATGCGGGCCATGGCTGAAAGGCTCGCTGCCAATGGTATTAATTTGGTGAAGCTGGCCAGGGAGGCCGATGATTCCGGCATGTATCCGTCCAGGTCCCAGTTCATTTTTGTAACCGGTATCTTCTGGGTAGCCCATTTTCACCGCAATATCCACAAAGGGGAAGGGGCGCCTGAGGAAAAACTGGTGGCCGGTACGCTTGCGGATATGGAAAAGCGTATTCGGCACGGCCTGGGACTCAAGGTGCAAAAAATAGCCGCTTTGGACTTTAATATGCTGGAGGCTGCTGCTGCGGGTAGTTATGAGAAAGAAACCGAGGATAACAAGCTCCTTCAGGCTGTAGCAGGGGCAGTGGCCCAGGCAGGGCCCTGGAATGCCTCTATGGAGATGGTGGCAAAGCGTTCGGGCCTGTCCAAAAGCGGCCTTTATGCCCACTTTAAAAGCCGTCAGGATATGCTGGGCCGTCTTTTTCTCACTGAATTTGACCGTATTATAGATTATGCGGGGGCCAAGGTGAATACTTCCAGGGTTCCTGAGGCGCAGCTGTACCTGGCTATTTTTTCCATTGTGGATTATCTCAGATCCAAGCCTGAGATTCTTATTGCCCTGGATTGGTTCAAAACAAGAAGGCTGGAACTTGGGGCGGAGGTTCCTGCCCGGATTTACGACCCCATTACGAATATCAAACTTGATGTTTTTGCCAAGGCTGGGGATGACAGTACTCACGAAGCCCAGTGGATACTCTTTATGATCGTGAATATGCTGGTACGCTGGATTCCGGGAAACAAGGGCGATACAGCCTGGCCAGAGGAGAAGAAAAATGAAAGGTTCAAGGAAATCAGGAATATTTCGAATGAAAGCGCCAGGATTCTATATAAATTTATAGTCCTGGGGCTGGAGGGTTTATCCTGATGAGCAAAATGCGCTATATTACAGGTAATTGCATCAAACGGCATAAAGCCGTAAAAAGCCGCGCGTATTGCGGGCTTATCCATTGTGTCTGCGGGCTTGGGGTTTCGGCGGGAGCCGCGTTTCCCCAAGGCCGCTATAGGAGTTGCGTATGATCCGATTTCGTCCCCTTATCCTGGCTTTGCTGCTGGTTTGCGGTGCTGTTGCCGCCCACAGCCAGGATATAGTCCGCCTGACCCCTGATGACGCGGTGGATCTGGCGATTAAAAACAACCTTAGTTTGGAGTCCGCCCGGGTAACCCTGGATACAAAGAAGCGCAAGTCCGATCTGGTGTGGAACCAGTTTCTTCCTTCGATAGATGCCAGAGGCACTCTTGCGCGGGATAACTGGGCGTCCACCAGTCAAAGTCTGGATTATACGGCCCTTCCAAGTATCGTCATGACTTCCACCACCCTGCCCCAATGGCATGTGAATGCCAACATTTCGGCTGCTATAACTTTTAGCTTTGCTTTG is drawn from Leadbettera azotonutricia ZAS-9 and contains these coding sequences:
- a CDS encoding substrate-binding domain-containing protein → MEPPRFFPVIAVFALALFWSAPLFAKGEAEAEPIRAKFGVLLPSQDRPWHTALYQEAVQATALAAMESLGNFEFRILTASAPEEQLAQITGLEEWGMGWLLILPLDFSTITLKLKELHSKSVRIVVIDQSLGNAGFGYADISGDYAAMGSISGQWLAKKMKAAFMTNYLCLGGRSSLSETELMDTFFGEMSKEPSLVNVLGEGQYKSIALNAESAYKETAALLRRFPKIDALFCQDDDILTGVLKAVKESGRKDIRLLLGGGGSRETLRLIRDNDPLVKATTLYSPKIAAEAIGFAVSSARNPEGDGFHEGTEQLKVRIPTVLIDKSNVGRYFNGAF
- a CDS encoding TetR/AcrR family transcriptional regulator; its protein translation is MTNEDITRTAFKVWGRELYKTTSLTSIARELGVSKPALYRHFKDKQALLDAMYSSFFDEYAAFIKGSYEKALMTKDKGERFYIMMRAITEYYIRNKDAFLFSLLQVYSSLEMRAMAERLAANGINLVKLAREADDSGMYPSRSQFIFVTGIFWVAHFHRNIHKGEGAPEEKLVAGTLADMEKRIRHGLGLKVQKIAALDFNMLEAAAAGSYEKETEDNKLLQAVAGAVAQAGPWNASMEMVAKRSGLSKSGLYAHFKSRQDMLGRLFLTEFDRIIDYAGAKVNTSRVPEAQLYLAIFSIVDYLRSKPEILIALDWFKTRRLELGAEVPARIYDPITNIKLDVFAKAGDDSTHEAQWILFMIVNMLVRWIPGNKGDTAWPEEKKNERFKEIRNISNESARILYKFIVLGLEGLS